The Helianthus annuus cultivar XRQ/B chromosome 16, HanXRQr2.0-SUNRISE, whole genome shotgun sequence genome includes a window with the following:
- the LOC110915591 gene encoding RNA-binding protein 24 — MDAYQPIRGSGSSLQFLNNPFGDTTYTKVFVGGLAWETHSETLHRYFEQFGEILEAVVITDKQTGRSKGYGFVTFRDAEAAKRACADPNPVIDGRRANCNLASLGRPQPPLPFGRLRPAAPYFGSPHGGPFVGSSSYRPPVPYNYQQFPYSLYGYPPYGPEYVFHQVPYNPYMGQLQHNPQMFGIPGPVNANVFPFGQMGPPPLGSPGHRAVQGIVAPGPHLLPYARPTVSGATAEIVPMSPAPYLTGVAPPFLRQMRSPHPSQFSQGSGSE; from the exons ATGGATGCGTATCAGCCGATCAGAGGAAGCGGATCAAGTTTGCAGTTCCTGAATAATCCGTTTGGAGACACTACGTATACGAAGGTGTTCGTTGGAGGACTTGCATGGGAGACTCATAGCGAGACGCTGCATCGCTATTTTGAACAGTTTGGGGAGATTTTGGAGGCGGTTGTTATTACTGATAAGCAGACTGGGAGATCAAAAGGATATGGATTT GTAACATTTCGCGACGCTGAAGCTGCAAAGAGGGCTTGTGCTGATCCTAATCCAGTTATAGATGGTAGAAGGGCAAATTGTAATTTGGCATCACTTGGTCGGCCCCAACCACCTTTGCCTTTCG GGCGCTTGAGACCGGCGGCACCCTACTTTGGGAGTCCCCATGGGGGACCATTTGTTGGAAGCTCAAGTTACCGCCCACCGGTTCCATACAACTATCAGCAATTCCCATATTCCTTATATGG GTATCCACCATATGGGCCCGAATATGTCTTCCATCAG GTTCCGTATAATCCTTACATGGGCCAGCTGCAACATAACCCTCAGATGTTTGGCATACCGGGCCCAGTTAACGCAAATGTTTTTCCGTTTGGTCAAATGGGCCCACCGCCCCTTGGAAGCCCAGGGCATAGAGCGGTTCAGGGGATTGTAGCGCCTGGTCCTCATCTTCTGCCGTATGCTAGACCAACTGTCAGCGGGGCAACTGCAGAAATCGTTCCAATGTCTCCAGCACCATATCTTACAG GTGTTGCCCCACCGTTTCTGAGACAGATGAGGAGTCCCCATCCTTCTCAGTTTAGTCAAGGCAGTGGTTCTGAGTAA